In Bacillus thuringiensis, the DNA window TTAGAAAAAAACAAAACGCTCCCTTCCAGTAATATATGGGCTACACTTTGTACAAAAGACTACGAAGATTACTTTTTCGACTTAAAAAAGAATCGACATTACTCAGATAAAACGATGCACCGTGTATTTATCGTATTAAATAGAATGCATCACTTTCTAAATATCCCTAACCCATTAAAGAACATGGAAATTTCTATTCAACCAGACCGAACACTTCGCAATGAAGACTTCATTTCATCTGATGAAGAAAAAAGATTAAAACATATAATCACTTCATTAGAAGGACTTTCAGAAAAACAACGTCCTGTGCGCCCTTTATTAATGGATCGTAATGTCGCTATTTTAAACTTATTAATCGACTATGGATTATCCTTACAGGAACTTACAGCATTAACTATGCATCACGTCCACTTTGAAAATAACACATTATCTATCCCAGCAACCGCAGGGGTAGAAAGAACAATCTCATTAACTAACGAAGACAAAAAACAGCTATACACTTATTACAAAAGCATCCCTGAACCCGTTCGTCCAAAATACCATAGTCATGATCCATTATTTATCGCATTTGATTTTAATCGCGGAACATACAGATGGGTATACGAAAATGATGCACCGAAGGGATTAACAGAAATCGCTATCCAAAAAATGATTCGCCTTGAAGTATCTAGAGCTAATTTACGCAAAGGAATCTCAGGACAACACTTTCGTAACACCTATATTTTAAACTTAATAAAAAAAGAAATTCCAGAGTCAGAAATTATAAAACTAGCTGGATTCAAATCAAAAGTTTCACTAAAACGATATTATCAATACGCAGAAAATAGAAAAAACGCCTTATCATAAGGCGTTTTTTCTATTTTTTCTTTAAACAAACGATTTTACTATGACCATTTAACTAATTTTTGCATCTACTATGATGAGTTTCGTTCATATCCTCATGAGAAAGGAGAGATTTAATGTCTCATTATAACGATAGCCAGAACAAATTCTCCAAACCATGCTTTCCAAGTAGCGCCGGACGAATCCCAAATACCCCATCAATCCCAGTTACTAAGGTCCAACTTAGAACATTCCGCGCAATCATTATCGATTTAACAAAGATAATCCCAAAGCTTTTCGCAAATCCATCTCCTCAAAATATTGAAGATCTAATCGATACATTGAACCTACTAAGTAAATTCATTTGTTCACTAGACGCTACTTCCTCCCTGAAAGCACAAGGGTTAGCTATTATTAAAAACTTAATAACTATATTAAAAAATCCAACCTTCGTAGCAAGCGCTGTATTTATCGAGCTTCAAAATCTAATTAATTATTTACTATACATTACAAAATTATTCCGAATTGACCCTTGCACACTTCAAGAGCTTCTTAAATTAATAGCAGCATTACAAACTGCTTTAGTTAATTCCGCCTCATTCATCCAAGGACCTACTGGGCCTACTGGGCCAGCGGG includes these proteins:
- a CDS encoding tyrosine-type recombinase/integrase: METTEFHDTIQAFSIFLLNKGRKASTIKRYVYDIEDFGHWLEKNKTLPSSNIWATLCTKDYEDYFFDLKKNRHYSDKTMHRVFIVLNRMHHFLNIPNPLKNMEISIQPDRTLRNEDFISSDEEKRLKHIITSLEGLSEKQRPVRPLLMDRNVAILNLLIDYGLSLQELTALTMHHVHFENNTLSIPATAGVERTISLTNEDKKQLYTYYKSIPEPVRPKYHSHDPLFIAFDFNRGTYRWVYENDAPKGLTEIAIQKMIRLEVSRANLRKGISGQHFRNTYILNLIKKEIPESEIIKLAGFKSKVSLKRYYQYAENRKNALS